The window CAAAGTTTAATTTTCTATGtattgaaaattgaaaaaaacATAAGTTTGACTAAACAACCATAATTACAGGGGGGTCTTATAAGGAAATTTGGGGTCCAATTAGTAGGACTCATGTAATAATATGTTGCACACCTATTAGtctaatataatttatttaattggaGTAAAAGTTAAGTAAAAAGGTTTTTGTCGGTTAAACCGAAAAAGTTTTTTTATAACGATTTATTCTTATCTGAAACCAGACCGATTATCCCTTCTGAAACCCAAACTATCGATAAAAAACGGTTATGTTTTAACCGAAACTGAAATAAAAACTAATGATTAAAAACCGAACCATTTTttaatttgacaaaaaaaaaacattttgtttGGGCCTGTTATGGCCCAATGGATTGCATGCTGGATTGCTTCTTGGATGGGCCCATGTCCATAACCGTCATTTGATTGAATATTAAAGatgtttaattttatatttacataTCTTCCCTTATTtcataattatttaataattattaaaactTGCAAAATTATCACTTAAGCAACTATGTGTCATGCCACATTTATACCATATTAATGTAGATTTAAATATATTTCTTGGAAGAACCCTTATATATTTCTTGAACCAACTAAACTTGAAATTActtttattgaaaaatctattcattttcatttttcacaCATGCAAACAGTTTATCATCTCGTGTACGCAAACGGCTTCTTATACGTTTGCAACAACAACGAAGAACAAACCACACTCACAGAAGAAGCAGCCATACAAGCTCCGGCCAACCACGGCGGTAACCTAATTCCGATGAAAGGAAACAAAATCCCAGCCGCCACCGGCACACCAAGAACATTATACCCAAGCGCCCACACATAATTAAGCCGGATTCTCGAAATCGTCCTTTTAGACAAATCAATCGCTGTAATCACATCCTCTAAGTTACTCTTAATCAACACAATATCCGCCGCCTCAATCGCCACATCTGTTCCGGCACCAATCGCCATTCCGACGTCCGCTGCAACGAGCGCCGGCGAATCGTTGATGCCATCTCCGACCATTGCAACGACCATCCCTTTCGCCTGTAAGTCTTTGATTCTATCGGCTTTCCCCAACGGATCTGTTTCCGCAAACACGTTTTCTATTCCGACCTCCTTGGCTATGGCGGTTGCCGTTGCCCAGTTATCACCGGTGACCATTATGCTTCTGATACTCATCGATCGTAAAAAGGATACAACACGTGCCGCCTCGGGTTTCACCGGATCTGAGACTGCAACAGCGCCGACGACTTTTCCGTCGATTGCGAGGAGCACACATGTGCGAGCTAGGTTTTCGTTGTCGGAGAAGTAGGTTTCGACCTCTGGGCTGAGGGAAACGTTGAAGGATCTCATGAGCTTCTTGTTTCCGACTAAAACTGTTTTGGATCCGACTTTGCAACCAACTCCGGCGCCGGGATGCACCTCGAAGTCCTTCACCGCTGCACTGTTGGTAGTTTGAGATTTGTGATTTTGTAATCTGTTTTTCGCGTGTTTCACTACTGCTTTTGCTATCGGGTGTTCACTGTTTGCCTAAAAACAAACCAAATATATATCAAATTTAAGATTCCAAGATATATACACATTCAGTGTCCAGCTAATGTGAGACTCGGTGAAATATACGGTTAATGAGAGAATCAAGCTAATGTGAGACTCGGTGAAATATACGGTTAATGAGAGAATATGAGAGAATCAGGAAGTTAGAAAGTAAAAACTCTGTGTCTAGCTGATGTGAGACTCTAACGTTAATGAGAGAATCAGGAAGTTAGAAAGGAGAAACTTAAGCAGACCTCTACGGCAATTGCTGTGTCGCAAAACTCCTCCATTGAGATTCTGGAAAAAAGTACTGCGCTAACAACTTCCGGCTTTCCAATCGTTAATGTTCCCGTTTTATCAAATACTACTGTGTTAACCTACACAATCCATACAATCTTCTTTAAAATCGACACGAAATCTCGAAGGATACAGTTGTTGAAATTTTGTTTCCCAAAAGTTATATTGGAGCTTTCGGTTATAAAATAACCGAAAATTTCAATATAACCATCTCTTGTCATCACTATCAGCATCGGCATCGGTTGATACTGAGCAACTGATGCTGATGCTGATAAAATACCTTGTGGGCCTTTTCTAGTGCATTTCCGCCCTTGATAAGTACTCCTTGGGATGCGCCTTTACCGGTCGCAACCATAACAGCAGTAGGAGTAGCTAAACCTAGTGCACATGGGCAAGCTACAACCAAAACCGATATCCCAAATTGTAATGCAAGCTCGAACTCATCCATAGCTTTTGGTATCCAACTTTTAGGATAAATTCCAGCCACTCCCAAAATAAACCACCCCATCCATGTCACAACAGCAGCCAAAACCACCTTAAATTTATAAAGTCATATTCATTAAAAACAACAAGATCTCAAATGAACTTTGGTTGACTCATATTGAGCGCTAGAATGGCAAAAAACTCACTGCGGGTACAAAAAACTTTGATATTTGATCAGCTAGTTTTTGTACGGGAGCTCGAGCAAGTTGAGCGGCTTCTACTATTTGAACAATTTGTGAAAGCGCAGTCTCGGAACCAACATGAGTCACCTTGATTAACAAGCAACCGTTTTCGTTCACAGTGCCACCGATAACCTGTTTACATTTTCAAAAATATGTCtccattttcataaaaatatgtcCAAATGTTTTTAGGGCTTATGTCATATTTAATCAATGAAGTGTGCCTTATTTACCCATTTAGTCTTATCTAATACACACAAGTTTGTTTAAATTTAGGGATTTGGTTTCACATAAGCCCCTATATTTTCATTAGAACTTTCAAAACTAAGGTTGTGTTTGACATgtcataattattttatttt of the Lactuca sativa cultivar Salinas chromosome 6, Lsat_Salinas_v11, whole genome shotgun sequence genome contains:
- the LOC111877485 gene encoding copper-transporting ATPase HMA4 — translated: MEGNANEDLIIPFLQQSNGETVKEAMEVAGFQIAEFLEQDIAVCRLKIKGMSCTSCSEAIESSLLIVEGVKKAVVGLALEEAKINYDPNITNTNQIIEAVVDAGFEADLIGPEIDANKVHIKLEGINFISPQDMASIKQSVESLNGVNHVETNTEECRLAIGYDPNFTGPRSIMSFISANYQASLYIPERKRDTERNHEIKVYRNLFLWSCLFSIPVFIFSMVLPMIPPYGNWLSYKIHNMLTIGMFLRWILCTPVQFFIGRRFYVGSYHALRRKSANMDVLVALGTNAAYFYSIYTIIKALFSDKFEGQDFFETSTMLISFILLGKYLESTAKGKTSAALAKLTDLAPDTACLLTMNNEGNILSETEINTRLIERNDVLKIFPGSKFPVDGIVINGQGYVNESMITGEATPVVKNPGDRVIGGTVNENGCLLIKVTHVGSETALSQIVQIVEAAQLARAPVQKLADQISKFFVPAVVLAAVVTWMGWFILGVAGIYPKSWIPKAMDEFELALQFGISVLVVACPCALGLATPTAVMVATGKGASQGVLIKGGNALEKAHKVNTVVFDKTGTLTIGKPEVVSAVLFSRISMEEFCDTAIAVEANSEHPIAKAVVKHAKNRLQNHKSQTTNSAAVKDFEVHPGAGVGCKVGSKTVLVGNKKLMRSFNVSLSPEVETYFSDNENLARTCVLLAIDGKVVGAVAVSDPVKPEAARVVSFLRSMSIRSIMVTGDNWATATAIAKEVGIENVFAETDPLGKADRIKDLQAKGMVVAMVGDGINDSPALVAADVGMAIGAGTDVAIEAADIVLIKSNLEDVITAIDLSKRTISRIRLNYVWALGYNVLGVPVAAGILFPFIGIRLPPWLAGACMAASSVSVVCSSLLLQTYKKPFAYTR